A stretch of the Bacteroidia bacterium genome encodes the following:
- a CDS encoding ABC transporter ATP-binding protein, producing MRDEILLEIRNLVTEFHTEDEVVKAVNDVSFTMKRGETIGIVGESGSGKSVTALSMMRLIPNPPGRITNGEIIFHSRTKGAVDLTKISDKEMRSFRGNEIAMIFQEPMTSLNPVYTCGDQVMEAIILHQGADKKTAKEKTIQLFREVQLPRPEDIFDTYPHQISGGQKQRVMIAMAMSCNPSILIADEPTTALDVTVQHTILELMQKLQEQHEMGIMFITHDLGVIAELADKVVVMYKGKIVEQGNVWDIFSNPQHPYTKGLLACRPPLNKRLHWLPTVSDFMKTDEHGTMTESSTSVEEATNRFILTKEERETTHKELYQREPLLQIKNLKTYFPIKKGIFGKAKDFVRAVDDVTFDVYPGETLGLVGESGCGKTTLGRTVLKLIEPTDGEVIYKGQNITHLPPRSMRELRKNMQIIFQDPYSSLNPRITIGEALLEPMQVHGILENDRARKERVMELLNRVNMSDSHFYRYPHEFSGGQRQRICIARALTLNPQFIICDESVSALDVSIQAQVLNLLNELKKEFKFTYIFISHDLSVVKFMSDRMVVMNRGKVEEMGDADLIYENPQTEYTQKLIGAIPKGELEDIKASMARKEARRKTVPA from the coding sequence ATGAGAGACGAGATTTTACTAGAGATCCGGAACCTGGTCACGGAATTTCACACAGAGGACGAGGTAGTAAAGGCGGTCAACGATGTCAGCTTCACGATGAAGCGGGGCGAGACCATAGGAATCGTGGGAGAATCAGGATCTGGAAAATCAGTGACGGCTCTTTCCATGATGCGCCTTATTCCCAATCCACCCGGCCGGATCACCAATGGTGAGATCATTTTCCATTCACGCACCAAAGGGGCAGTAGATCTGACAAAGATCTCCGACAAAGAAATGCGCTCTTTCCGGGGGAACGAGATCGCGATGATCTTCCAGGAACCCATGACTTCTCTCAATCCGGTTTACACCTGCGGCGACCAGGTGATGGAAGCCATCATTCTGCACCAGGGTGCCGATAAAAAAACCGCAAAAGAGAAAACGATCCAGTTATTCCGGGAGGTGCAACTGCCCCGCCCCGAAGATATTTTCGATACCTACCCTCACCAGATTTCCGGCGGACAAAAGCAACGGGTGATGATTGCCATGGCCATGAGCTGCAATCCATCCATACTTATCGCCGACGAACCCACCACTGCACTCGACGTTACTGTACAGCATACCATCCTCGAACTGATGCAAAAACTCCAGGAGCAGCATGAGATGGGGATCATGTTTATCACCCATGATCTGGGTGTGATCGCGGAACTGGCTGATAAAGTGGTGGTGATGTATAAGGGAAAGATCGTGGAACAGGGAAATGTGTGGGATATCTTCTCCAATCCGCAGCATCCATACACTAAAGGCCTGCTGGCTTGCCGGCCTCCGCTCAACAAACGACTGCACTGGCTCCCCACCGTTTCGGATTTCATGAAAACGGATGAACATGGTACCATGACCGAGAGTTCCACGTCGGTGGAAGAAGCCACAAACCGTTTTATTCTGACGAAAGAGGAGCGGGAGACTACACATAAGGAGCTTTACCAGCGTGAACCGCTGCTTCAGATAAAAAACCTGAAAACATATTTTCCTATTAAAAAGGGAATCTTTGGAAAGGCGAAAGATTTTGTACGCGCCGTTGATGATGTAACATTTGACGTATACCCCGGAGAAACACTCGGCCTGGTTGGAGAATCCGGATGCGGAAAAACCACGCTTGGACGTACGGTGCTTAAACTGATCGAACCTACAGACGGGGAAGTCATTTACAAGGGACAAAATATCACCCATCTTCCGCCCCGCTCGATGCGGGAACTCCGGAAGAATATGCAGATAATATTCCAGGATCCTTACTCCTCCCTGAATCCCCGCATCACTATTGGCGAAGCCTTGCTGGAACCCATGCAGGTGCACGGAATTCTTGAAAACGACCGTGCCCGCAAAGAACGGGTGATGGAACTGCTGAACAGGGTGAACATGAGTGACAGTCATTTTTACCGTTACCCTCACGAATTTTCGGGCGGTCAGCGCCAGCGGATTTGTATCGCCCGCGCGCTCACGCTAAATCCCCAATTCATTATTTGTGATGAATCTGTTTCTGCCCTCGATGTTTCCATTCAGGCCCAGGTGCTCAACCTCCTCAATGAACTGAAAAAAGAATTCAAATTCACTTACATTTTCATTTCCCATGATCTTTCCGTTGTAAAATTCATGAGCGACCGTATGGTGGTGATGAATCGCGGAAAGGTGGAAGAAATGGGTGATGCGGACCTGATCTACGAGAATCCGCAAACGGAATACACCCAAAAACTTATCGGCGCCATTCCGAAGGGAGAACTCGAAGATATCAAGGCTTCCATGGCACGGAAAGAAGCACGCCGCAAAACGGTTCCGGCCTGA